The proteins below come from a single Oerskovia jenensis genomic window:
- the ribB gene encoding 3,4-dihydroxy-2-butanone-4-phosphate synthase: MNPLPGADRPADATPGLPEHPGHVRTGTIEEALDAIRAGRPVLVADSPDRENEADVVFAARDVSPEWVAWTIRHSSGYLCAPMPAARADALDLPLMVPHSQDPRRTAYTVTVDAATGVTTGISAVDRARTLHVLADPAAGAVDLIRPGHVLPLRAVPGGVLHRAGHTEAAVDLVRLAGAGEVGGIAELVNDDGTMMRLDDAARAAEEAGLVLITIADLIAWRHEHDPAVPEQDTQPALVPRVQATSVADLPTAHGHFRVHGYRDLRTGAEHVALVPVAVPAGGGAAVDTGQGTAGAAPLVRVHSECLTGDAFGSLRCDCGPQLQASMERVAALGGAVVYLRGHEGRGIGLLAKIGAYELQDAGFDTVQANLELGWPVDRREYGAAAAILHDLGLDRVTLLTNNPAKVTGLTAHGIDVADAHRLEVGHGEHNHGYLMTKKVAMGHLLDSLEITPDHSPDTTPTTKESDR, encoded by the coding sequence CCCCGTCCTGGTCGCGGACTCCCCGGACCGCGAGAACGAGGCCGACGTCGTCTTCGCGGCCCGCGACGTGAGCCCCGAGTGGGTGGCCTGGACCATCCGCCACTCCTCGGGCTACCTGTGCGCGCCCATGCCCGCGGCGCGGGCCGACGCCCTGGACCTGCCGCTCATGGTGCCCCACAGCCAGGACCCGAGGCGCACGGCGTACACGGTCACGGTCGACGCCGCCACGGGGGTCACGACCGGCATCTCCGCCGTGGACCGCGCCAGGACCCTGCACGTGCTGGCGGACCCGGCCGCGGGCGCCGTCGACCTCATCCGGCCCGGGCACGTCCTGCCCCTGCGCGCCGTCCCGGGCGGGGTGCTGCACCGTGCCGGGCACACCGAGGCCGCGGTCGACCTCGTCCGCCTGGCGGGGGCCGGCGAGGTCGGTGGCATCGCCGAGCTCGTCAACGACGACGGCACCATGATGCGGCTCGACGACGCCGCCCGCGCCGCCGAGGAGGCGGGACTGGTGCTCATCACGATCGCGGACCTCATCGCGTGGCGCCACGAGCACGACCCGGCGGTCCCCGAGCAGGACACGCAACCGGCGCTCGTGCCCCGCGTGCAGGCCACGAGCGTCGCCGACCTGCCCACCGCGCACGGGCACTTCCGCGTCCACGGCTACCGCGACCTGCGCACCGGGGCCGAGCACGTCGCCCTCGTGCCCGTCGCCGTGCCGGCGGGGGGAGGGGCAGCCGTCGACACGGGCCAGGGGACCGCGGGCGCGGCGCCCCTCGTGCGCGTGCACTCCGAGTGCCTGACCGGGGACGCGTTCGGCTCGCTGCGCTGCGACTGCGGCCCCCAGCTCCAAGCCTCCATGGAACGCGTCGCGGCCCTCGGCGGGGCCGTGGTGTACCTGCGCGGGCACGAGGGCCGCGGCATCGGCCTGCTGGCCAAGATCGGCGCCTACGAGCTGCAGGACGCCGGGTTCGACACCGTCCAGGCCAACCTCGAGCTCGGCTGGCCCGTGGACCGACGCGAGTACGGGGCCGCCGCCGCGATCCTGCACGACCTCGGCCTCGACCGCGTCACGCTGCTCACGAACAACCCCGCCAAGGTCACCGGCCTGACCGCGCACGGCATCGACGTCGCCGACGCCCACCGGCTCGAGGTCGGGCACGGCGAGCACAACCACGGCTACCTCATGACCAAGAAGGTCGCCATGGGCCACCTCCTGGACAGCCTCGAGATCACCCCGGACCACAGCCCGGACACCACCCCCACCACGAAGGAGAGCGACCGATGA
- the ribH gene encoding 6,7-dimethyl-8-ribityllumazine synthase, whose translation MSGAGAPQITVDGTGLRITVVAASWHTEVMDGLLAGARRALAAANVTHVKEIRVPGSFELPVAAARAAEHGADAVVALGVVIRGGTPHFEYVCSAATTGLTDVSVRTGIPVGFGVLTCDDEQQALDRAGLPGSREDKGAEAVEAAIATVVALRDL comes from the coding sequence ATGAGCGGCGCAGGAGCACCCCAGATCACCGTCGACGGCACCGGCCTGCGGATCACGGTCGTGGCCGCCAGCTGGCACACCGAGGTCATGGACGGCCTCCTCGCAGGGGCCCGACGGGCGCTCGCGGCCGCGAACGTCACGCACGTCAAGGAGATCCGGGTCCCCGGGTCGTTCGAGCTCCCCGTCGCGGCCGCGCGTGCGGCCGAGCACGGTGCGGACGCGGTCGTCGCGCTCGGTGTGGTGATCCGCGGCGGGACCCCGCACTTCGAGTACGTGTGCTCGGCCGCCACGACGGGCCTGACGGACGTCTCGGTCCGCACCGGGATCCCCGTGGGCTTCGGGGTGCTCACGTGCGACGACGAGCAGCAGGCCCTCGACCGTGCGGGCCTGCCCGGTTCGCGCGAGGACAAGGGCGCGGAGGCCGTCGAGGCGGCCATCGCGACGGTCGTGGCGCTGCGGGACCTGTGA
- a CDS encoding phosphoribosyl-ATP diphosphatase, with protein sequence MKTFEGLFAELTEKATTRPAGSGTVAELDAGVHAIGKKIVEEAAEVWMAAEYEGDDKTAEEISQLLYHVQVLLLAKGLTLQDVYKHL encoded by the coding sequence GTGAAGACGTTCGAAGGGCTGTTCGCCGAGCTCACCGAGAAGGCCACCACCCGACCCGCCGGCTCCGGCACGGTTGCGGAGCTGGATGCCGGTGTCCATGCGATCGGGAAGAAGATCGTCGAGGAGGCCGCCGAGGTGTGGATGGCGGCCGAGTACGAGGGTGACGACAAGACGGCCGAGGAGATCTCCCAGCTGCTGTACCACGTACAGGTGCTGCTCCTGGCCAAGGGCCTGACCCTGCAGGACGTGTACAAGCATCTGTGA
- the hisG gene encoding ATP phosphoribosyltransferase: MLRIAVPNKGSLSEPAVDMLREAGYRQRRDTRELVLADPDNDVEFFFLRPRDIAVYVGTGTVDAGITGRDLLLDSGAAAVEHMQLGFAGSTFRYAAPVGTVASLEQVEGLRVATSYEVLVENHLRAHGVTASVVHLDGAVESAVQLGIADVVADVVSTGTTLRGAGLEVFGDPILKSEAVLIRPASVPDDAVSSGLETLTRRLLGVLTARQYVLMDYDVPAHLVEAAVALTPGLESPTVSPLHDRDWAAVRAMVRRDETNKLMDALYEVGARAILVTSIHACRL; encoded by the coding sequence GTGCTCCGCATCGCCGTCCCCAACAAGGGCTCCCTGTCCGAGCCCGCCGTCGACATGCTCCGCGAAGCCGGCTACCGCCAGCGCCGCGACACCCGTGAGCTCGTGCTCGCGGACCCGGACAACGACGTCGAGTTCTTCTTCCTGCGACCCCGCGACATCGCCGTGTACGTCGGCACCGGCACGGTCGACGCCGGCATCACGGGCCGCGACCTGCTGCTCGACTCGGGCGCCGCGGCCGTCGAGCACATGCAGCTCGGCTTCGCAGGCTCCACGTTCCGCTACGCCGCCCCCGTGGGCACCGTCGCGTCCCTCGAGCAGGTCGAGGGTCTGCGCGTGGCCACGTCCTACGAGGTCCTGGTGGAGAACCACCTGCGCGCCCACGGCGTCACGGCCTCCGTGGTGCACCTGGACGGCGCGGTCGAGTCCGCGGTCCAGCTCGGCATCGCCGACGTCGTCGCGGACGTCGTGTCCACGGGCACGACCCTGCGCGGAGCCGGCCTGGAGGTCTTCGGCGACCCGATCCTCAAGTCCGAGGCCGTCCTGATCCGCCCGGCCTCCGTGCCCGACGACGCGGTGTCCTCGGGCCTGGAGACCCTCACCCGCCGCCTGCTGGGCGTCCTGACGGCCCGCCAGTACGTCCTGATGGACTACGACGTGCCCGCACACCTCGTCGAGGCAGCCGTGGCCCTCACGCCCGGGCTCGAGTCCCCGACGGTCTCCCCGCTGCACGACCGCGACTGGGCGGCCGTGCGCGCCATGGTGCGCCGCGACGAGACCAACAAGCTCATGGACGCCCTCTACGAGGTCGGCGCCCGCGCGATCCTGGTCACCTCGATCCACGCCTGCCGCCTCTGA
- a CDS encoding GNAT family N-acetyltransferase: MPTTRALHLDDAAALASLLRANREFLTPWEPERPEEWFTRVGQRVLIASVLQQEQAGTAAARAVLDASGEVAGWIAATGIVRGALRSCALGYWVDEARNGQGLATAAVGEMLDLAFGPWGLHRVQAETLVHNVASQRVLERNGFSRYGLAPGYLQIAGRWQDHVMFQVLASDECPPR; the protein is encoded by the coding sequence GTGCCCACCACCAGAGCCCTGCATCTCGACGACGCCGCCGCGCTGGCGTCCTTGCTGCGCGCCAACCGGGAGTTCCTGACCCCGTGGGAGCCCGAGCGTCCTGAGGAGTGGTTCACACGCGTGGGGCAGCGGGTGCTGATCGCGTCGGTTCTCCAGCAGGAGCAGGCTGGTACGGCCGCGGCACGTGCGGTGCTCGACGCCTCGGGGGAGGTCGCGGGGTGGATCGCGGCCACGGGGATCGTGCGGGGCGCGTTGCGTTCGTGCGCGCTGGGCTACTGGGTGGACGAGGCGCGCAACGGTCAGGGGCTGGCGACCGCGGCCGTGGGTGAGATGCTCGACCTCGCGTTCGGTCCCTGGGGGCTCCATCGTGTGCAGGCCGAGACGCTCGTGCACAACGTCGCCTCGCAGCGTGTGCTCGAACGCAACGGGTTCAGCCGGTACGGTCTGGCGCCGGGGTATCTGCAGATCGCGGGTCGTTGGCAGGACCATGTGATGTTCCAGGTCCTGGCGAGCGACGAGTGCCCGCCGCGCTGA
- a CDS encoding PH domain-containing protein, with amino-acid sequence MSSNVTPPPEPAPGNPYATFRPRWGTAVAYTAALVILAGCTFVALVATGPGSGSGWNKAATIGVGAFCALILWRLGQVRATVTPQHLTVHNIVFTRRLDWPQVVSVRFGPGDPWVRLDLSDGKALAVMGIQRADGARRSENEAARLAALVAAHGEGRED; translated from the coding sequence GTGAGCAGCAACGTCACCCCACCCCCCGAGCCGGCCCCCGGCAACCCCTACGCCACCTTCCGCCCCCGCTGGGGCACCGCAGTGGCCTACACCGCCGCCCTCGTCATCCTGGCCGGCTGCACGTTCGTCGCCCTGGTCGCGACCGGCCCCGGGAGCGGTTCCGGGTGGAACAAGGCGGCGACGATCGGCGTCGGCGCCTTCTGCGCACTGATCCTGTGGCGCCTGGGCCAGGTACGCGCCACCGTGACCCCCCAGCACCTGACCGTGCACAACATCGTCTTCACGCGCCGGCTGGACTGGCCCCAGGTCGTCTCGGTGCGCTTCGGCCCGGGCGACCCCTGGGTACGCCTCGACCTGTCGGACGGCAAGGCGCTCGCGGTCATGGGCATCCAACGCGCGGACGGAGCACGACGCAGCGAGAACGAAGCCGCGCGCCTGGCGGCCCTCGTCGCCGCTCACGGCGAGGGCCGCGAGGACTGA